From one Colletotrichum destructivum chromosome 3, complete sequence genomic stretch:
- a CDS encoding Putative ubiquitin-conjugating enzyme E2, ubiquitin-conjugating enzyme/RWD codes for MAQKRLMSEFQALQKEKWVHIDVDERNVMSWKIGLMVVNPDSAFNGAYLKADMTFPRDYPYAPPTFRFLNKTIYHPNIYTDGKLCISILHTPGEDEQSGEQACERWSPLQGVESVLRSVLLLLDDPEINSPANVDASVLYRDSREEYNKRARETAEKSKKDMPPGVTIPTTADLEPVPQKTMDDDAFWNETDDEGDFDLGGSDSDFDMDEYNEDEDDEDADDDKP; via the exons ATGGCGCAGAAGCGTTTGATGAGCGAGTTTCAGGCGCTGCAGAAGGAGAAGTGGGTGCACATTGATGTCGACGAAAGGAATGTCATGTCCTGGAAGATCGGTCTCATGGTCGTCAACCCGGACAGCGCGTTCAACGGTGCCTATCTCAAG GCCGACATGACATTCCCTCGCGATTACCCCTATGCCCCGCCAACCTTCCGATTCCTGAACAAGACCATCTACCATCCCAACATCTACACCGACGGCAAGCTCTGCATCTCTATCCTACACACACccggcgaagacgagcagTCAGGCGAGCAGGCTTGCGAGCGTTGGTCTCCTCTCCAGGGCGTCGAGTCGGTCTTGCGTTCAGTGCTGTTACTTCTGGATGACCCCGAGATCAACTCCCCCGCCAACGTCGACGCGAGCGTCTTGTACCGCGACTCACGCGAAGAATACAACAAGAGAGCCCGGGAGACCGCTGAGAAGTCTAAGAAGGACATGCCTCCTGGCGTGACGATCCCGACTACGGCGGATCTGGAGCCGGTGCCCCAAAAGaccatggacgacgacgcttTTTGGAATgagacggacgacgagggcgacttcGATCTGGGTGGCAGCGACAGCGAtttcgacatggacgagtacaacgaggacgaggacgacgaagatgcgGATGATGACAAGCCTTGA